From one Methylomonas paludis genomic stretch:
- a CDS encoding DedA family protein: protein MDLQQYVIDYGYWALFIGTFLEGETILVIAGFLASRGYLELPWVVVTAFLGTFAGDQTFFYLGRLKGIAFLEKRPLWHSKTDKVFDMLRRHQIKVVLGFRFLYGIRNVTPFVIGASRMHPGKFFVLNFLGALVWAIAVGFLGYQFGHLAESMLGQAKKYEIYFLGVLIAVGLFLFWRSTRKSAK, encoded by the coding sequence ATGGATTTACAGCAATACGTTATTGATTACGGCTATTGGGCTCTGTTTATAGGCACCTTTCTAGAAGGCGAGACTATTCTGGTCATCGCCGGCTTTCTGGCCAGTCGCGGCTATCTGGAGCTGCCTTGGGTGGTGGTGACAGCTTTCCTGGGTACTTTTGCCGGCGACCAGACCTTTTTCTATCTGGGACGGCTCAAAGGCATTGCCTTTCTGGAAAAGCGGCCATTGTGGCATAGTAAAACAGATAAAGTGTTTGATATGCTGCGTCGGCATCAGATCAAGGTGGTGCTGGGTTTTCGCTTTCTGTACGGGATACGTAATGTCACCCCGTTTGTCATTGGCGCTAGTCGGATGCATCCAGGCAAATTTTTTGTGCTGAATTTTTTGGGTGCATTGGTCTGGGCGATTGCCGTTGGTTTCCTGGGTTATCAATTTGGTCATTTGGCGGAATCCATGTTGGGTCAAGCCAAAAAATACGAAATTTATTTTCTGGGTGTGCTGATAGCTGTCGGTCTTTTTCTGTTCTGGCGCTCGACCCGTAAATCGGCAAAGTGA
- a CDS encoding phosphomannomutase, with amino-acid sequence MTIINIKNMMTESGVAFGTSGARGLVSNMTDQVCAAYTLAFLQGLNLAKPGQKIALGMDLRPSSPAIVRACAVAIGLAGCEVDFCGVLPTPALALYALSAGIPAIMITGSHIPFDRNGIKFYRAEGEISKADELAISAAVVDVPEISAVTTPEINPVALQQFIRRYIDLFPADLLTGQRIGIYEHSSAARDCLREILTDLGATVVSLERTDTFVPIDTEAVSAEDRQRGLVWATQYQLDAIISTDGDGDRPLLADEHGNWLRGDIVGLLCAKFLQADTVVTPVSCNTAIEASGWFAKVLRTRIGSPYVIAGMEQAVADGSLSVAGFEANGGFLAGNGLRVGSHTLAALPTRDSVLPALALLALARQTGVKISGLLSDLPQRYTASDRIQNFPVANSQALLARLSSEEAACRSLWGEQLGAVVRYDSTDGLRLSFANGEIIHLRPSGNAPELRCYAEADSMARAEELVNSSLQSIAGS; translated from the coding sequence ATGACAATAATTAATATCAAAAATATGATGACCGAAAGCGGCGTGGCTTTTGGTACCAGTGGCGCGCGCGGTTTGGTCAGCAATATGACCGATCAGGTTTGTGCCGCCTACACCCTGGCTTTTTTGCAAGGACTTAATCTGGCTAAACCGGGGCAAAAAATTGCCTTGGGCATGGATTTGCGGCCATCCAGTCCGGCTATAGTGCGGGCCTGTGCTGTTGCTATCGGTCTTGCTGGATGCGAAGTCGATTTTTGCGGAGTATTACCCACGCCGGCCTTGGCCTTGTACGCCCTATCTGCCGGTATACCGGCTATTATGATAACCGGTAGTCATATTCCTTTTGATCGTAACGGCATCAAGTTTTATCGGGCAGAAGGCGAAATCAGTAAAGCTGATGAATTGGCTATCAGCGCAGCTGTAGTCGATGTACCGGAAATTTCTGCAGTAACCACGCCTGAGATTAATCCGGTTGCGTTACAGCAATTTATCCGACGATATATCGATTTATTTCCTGCTGATTTACTGACTGGTCAGCGCATCGGTATTTACGAGCATTCCAGTGCAGCCAGAGATTGTTTGCGTGAAATATTAACCGATTTGGGCGCCACAGTTGTCAGTCTGGAACGCACTGACACTTTTGTGCCAATCGATACCGAAGCGGTCAGTGCCGAAGATCGTCAGCGTGGCTTGGTATGGGCTACCCAATATCAATTGGATGCCATTATCTCCACAGATGGCGATGGCGACCGGCCCTTGTTGGCCGATGAGCACGGCAATTGGTTGCGTGGTGACATTGTCGGCTTACTGTGTGCGAAATTTTTGCAGGCCGATACTGTCGTCACCCCGGTTAGCTGCAATACCGCCATAGAAGCTTCCGGCTGGTTTGCAAAAGTGCTGCGCACCCGTATTGGTTCCCCTTACGTGATTGCCGGTATGGAACAGGCGGTTGCTGACGGCAGCTTGAGTGTGGCCGGTTTTGAAGCAAACGGTGGTTTTTTGGCGGGTAACGGATTGCGAGTTGGCTCTCACACCTTGGCTGCCTTACCTACCCGTGATTCGGTATTGCCGGCCCTGGCCTTGTTAGCTTTGGCTAGACAAACTGGCGTAAAAATTTCCGGCTTACTGAGCGATTTACCGCAACGTTACACCGCCAGTGACCGCATACAGAATTTTCCGGTGGCGAATAGTCAGGCTTTGCTGGCGCGATTAAGCAGTGAAGAAGCAGCTTGTCGCAGTCTGTGGGGTGAGCAGCTGGGTGCAGTTGTGCGCTACGATAGCACAGATGGCTTGCGGTTAAGCTTTGCCAATGGCGAAATTATTCATCTACGGCCTTCCGGTAATGCGCCGGAATTACGTTGTTATGCGGAAGCAGATAGCATGGCGCGGGCTGAAGAATTGGTGAATTCCAGTCTGCAAAGCATTGCCGGTTCTTAA
- a CDS encoding protein adenylyltransferase SelO codes for MTVQADNLPLDALHFDNRFVRELPGDPEPDNYRRQVYQACYSWVSPTQVRRPHLVAFSAEMAEKLDLTPEICTSADFAAVFAGNRLTTGMQPYASCYGGHQFGHWAGQLGDGRAINLGEVVNRQGEYLTLQLKGAGLTPYSRSADGLAVLRSSIREFLCSEAMHHLGVPTTRALSIVLSGEQVRRDMFYDGNPQLEPGAIVCRVAPSFTRFGSFQIFTARDDLQSLKQLADYTIRTDFPHIQASGSAAYLEWFADVCQKTADMIVHWQRVGFVHGVMNTDNMSILGLTIDYGPYGWLENYDPEWTPNTTDAQGRRYRFGNQPKIAYWNLVQLANAIYPLVKRAEPLQQALSVYTARFEQGWQNMMAAKLGLQAFNIETDPVLIDDLAKLLQLAEVDMTLFYRGLANFNADSDDSRFFNWLEECSYQTLTDENQALAGLWLRSYQARLRQDAWPDHQRRTAMNAVNPLYVLRNYLAQQAIDQAEQGDYGLVAELLEILRHPYQEQIGKHHFTGKRPDWAKHRAGCSMLSCSS; via the coding sequence ATGACAGTTCAGGCTGATAATTTGCCGCTGGACGCTTTGCATTTTGATAACCGTTTTGTGCGTGAGCTGCCGGGTGACCCTGAACCGGATAATTATCGCCGTCAAGTCTATCAAGCCTGTTATTCATGGGTAAGCCCAACCCAGGTTCGGCGCCCGCATTTAGTCGCTTTTTCTGCGGAAATGGCCGAAAAACTGGATTTAACCCCGGAAATTTGCACATCTGCCGATTTTGCCGCCGTGTTTGCCGGCAATCGCTTGACCACAGGTATGCAGCCCTACGCCAGTTGTTATGGCGGACACCAATTCGGACACTGGGCCGGACAACTGGGTGATGGTCGCGCCATCAATCTGGGTGAGGTAGTCAATCGCCAAGGCGAATATCTGACTTTGCAACTAAAAGGTGCAGGGTTAACACCATATTCGCGCAGTGCAGATGGTTTAGCGGTGTTAAGGTCTTCCATTCGTGAGTTTTTATGTAGCGAAGCCATGCACCATTTAGGTGTGCCAACCACCCGAGCGTTAAGCATCGTGCTCAGCGGCGAACAAGTGCGGCGCGATATGTTTTATGATGGCAACCCGCAGCTCGAACCCGGTGCCATAGTCTGTCGGGTGGCACCATCCTTTACCCGCTTCGGCAGTTTCCAAATATTTACCGCCCGGGATGATTTGCAATCCCTGAAACAACTGGCTGACTACACCATCCGCACCGATTTCCCCCATATTCAGGCATCAGGAAGTGCCGCTTATCTAGAGTGGTTTGCTGATGTTTGTCAAAAAACAGCCGATATGATCGTCCATTGGCAGCGAGTGGGATTTGTTCATGGCGTCATGAATACCGACAATATGTCCATACTCGGCTTAACCATCGATTACGGTCCCTATGGTTGGCTGGAAAATTATGATCCGGAATGGACTCCCAATACCACCGATGCTCAGGGTCGACGTTATCGGTTTGGCAATCAGCCCAAAATTGCCTACTGGAATCTGGTTCAGCTTGCTAACGCCATTTACCCTTTAGTCAAACGTGCGGAACCATTACAACAGGCCTTAAGCGTTTATACCGCCCGATTTGAGCAGGGTTGGCAAAATATGATGGCTGCCAAACTGGGGTTACAGGCATTTAATATCGAAACTGACCCAGTCTTGATCGACGATTTGGCTAAGCTGCTACAACTTGCTGAGGTTGATATGACCCTGTTTTATCGGGGATTGGCAAATTTCAATGCCGACAGTGACGATAGCCGATTTTTTAATTGGCTAGAAGAATGCAGTTATCAGACCCTCACTGATGAAAACCAGGCCTTGGCAGGTCTATGGTTACGCAGCTATCAGGCGCGATTACGCCAGGATGCCTGGCCGGATCACCAGCGCCGCACCGCCATGAATGCCGTCAATCCCTTATATGTACTGCGTAACTATCTGGCCCAGCAAGCTATCGATCAGGCCGAGCAGGGCGATTATGGTTTGGTGGCGGAGTTACTGGAAATATTGCGACATCCATACCAGGAACAGATAGGCAAACATCACTTTACCGGCAAGCGCCCCGACTGGGCAAAACATCGTGCCGGCTGTTCAATGTTGTCTTGTAGCTCATGA
- the bamE gene encoding outer membrane protein assembly factor BamE domain-containing protein, with the protein MSKRFLNHRFKAAKLSSILLLGSIALTQLNGCFTVGQEFAASRVPDIKIGQTRKQDISDLFGTPWRTGLEDGRPTWTYGIYKYSVFGTNDTQDLLIRFDSQGIVRSYTFSSTHK; encoded by the coding sequence ATGAGCAAGCGTTTCTTAAATCATCGTTTTAAAGCGGCAAAACTAAGTTCTATTTTATTGCTTGGCAGCATAGCCTTAACGCAGTTAAACGGCTGTTTTACTGTCGGTCAGGAGTTTGCGGCCAGCCGGGTGCCGGATATTAAAATCGGTCAAACCCGTAAACAAGACATCTCGGATTTGTTCGGCACCCCCTGGCGCACCGGACTTGAAGATGGTCGTCCAACCTGGACATACGGAATTTATAAATATTCGGTGTTTGGCACTAATGACACTCAGGATTTATTAATCCGTTTTGATAGCCAAGGCATTGTGCGCTCTTATACTTTTAGCTCTACGCATAAATAA
- the nth gene encoding endonuclease III produces MNAQKRLEIFQRLALAIPNPVTELNYSSVFELLIAVVLSAQATDKSVNKATLRLFAVANTPQTILALGEDGLKEYIKTIGLFNSKAANIIKLCEQLIQHHQGVVPQQRAELEALAGVGRKTANVILNTAFDQPTIAVDTHIFRLANRTGLAPGKNVLEVEKKLEKFVPKPYLQTAHHLLILHGRYTCMARKPLCQGCCIVDLCEFKEKNLS; encoded by the coding sequence GTGAATGCACAGAAACGTCTGGAGATTTTTCAGCGCTTAGCGCTTGCCATACCTAATCCTGTCACAGAGCTTAATTATAGTAGTGTTTTCGAGCTTCTAATTGCGGTGGTATTGTCGGCTCAGGCCACAGATAAGAGTGTCAACAAAGCCACGCTTAGATTGTTTGCTGTTGCCAATACCCCCCAAACTATCCTGGCACTGGGTGAGGACGGACTCAAGGAATATATTAAAACTATTGGCTTGTTTAACAGCAAGGCCGCCAATATCATCAAACTCTGTGAGCAGTTAATCCAGCATCACCAAGGTGTTGTGCCGCAACAGCGAGCCGAATTGGAAGCATTAGCGGGAGTGGGGCGTAAAACTGCCAACGTGATTTTAAACACGGCCTTTGATCAGCCCACGATTGCTGTGGATACGCATATTTTTCGCCTGGCCAACCGCACCGGTTTGGCACCGGGTAAAAATGTGCTGGAAGTGGAAAAAAAATTGGAAAAATTTGTGCCGAAACCCTATCTGCAAACGGCGCATCACTTGCTTATTTTACATGGCCGGTATACTTGTATGGCCAGAAAGCCCTTGTGTCAGGGTTGCTGCATAGTCGACTTGTGTGAATTTAAAGAGAAGAATTTAAGCTGA
- the hemW gene encoding radical SAM family heme chaperone HemW yields MSEPGKSAALSPLSLYIHFPWCIRKCPYCDFNSHEAKSGIPEQRYIDALLTDLRQQLSLLVAPRPIQSIFMGGGTPSLFAAESLDRLLREIRQLLVLADDCEITLEANPGSFESEKFREFRALGINRLSIGIQSFNDAHLKKLGRVHNSHEAISAVAIARAAGFTNINLDLMFGLPEQTEIEALQDVQAAIDLQPQHISFYQLTLEPNTYFHKYPPRLPEDDLIYSLQKAGQQLLAAYGYQQYEISAYAQTDFQCRHNRHYWQFGDYLGIGAGAHGKISLAIPDNIIRTIKPKHPDLYMQQPDHTQLQAIALAQLPLEFMMNHLRLVKGFSVPAYQQLTGLQKTSLEPGLSECLQQNLLYEYQQTIACSAQGWDFLDLILEKFVD; encoded by the coding sequence ATGTCGGAACCTGGTAAAAGCGCTGCATTGTCCCCACTTAGCCTGTATATTCATTTTCCCTGGTGTATCAGGAAATGTCCGTATTGCGATTTTAATTCCCATGAAGCAAAATCCGGCATACCTGAACAACGCTATATTGATGCTTTATTAACCGATTTGCGCCAGCAATTGAGTTTGCTGGTCGCGCCGCGCCCTATCCAGAGTATTTTCATGGGTGGCGGTACTCCAAGCCTGTTTGCAGCGGAGAGCCTGGACAGACTGTTACGGGAAATCAGGCAATTACTAGTGCTTGCCGATGATTGTGAAATTACCCTGGAAGCTAATCCCGGCAGCTTCGAAAGTGAAAAGTTTCGAGAGTTTCGGGCGCTGGGAATTAATCGGCTGTCTATTGGTATTCAGAGCTTCAATGATGCCCATTTAAAAAAACTAGGTCGGGTACATAACTCGCACGAAGCCATCTCAGCAGTGGCAATAGCCCGTGCCGCCGGTTTTACCAATATCAATCTGGATTTGATGTTTGGCTTACCTGAGCAAACCGAAATTGAGGCCTTGCAAGACGTGCAAGCCGCAATAGACTTACAGCCCCAGCATATCTCCTTTTACCAATTGACGCTGGAACCGAATACCTATTTTCATAAATACCCGCCCAGACTGCCGGAAGACGATTTAATTTATAGTCTGCAGAAGGCCGGCCAACAACTGTTGGCTGCGTATGGCTATCAGCAATATGAAATTTCTGCCTACGCCCAGACTGATTTTCAATGTCGGCACAACCGTCATTATTGGCAGTTCGGGGATTATCTGGGTATAGGTGCCGGAGCGCACGGCAAAATCAGCTTGGCAATTCCGGATAATATTATCCGCACCATCAAGCCAAAACATCCTGATTTATATATGCAACAACCGGATCACACCCAACTGCAGGCCATCGCCTTGGCGCAATTGCCGCTTGAGTTCATGATGAATCATTTGCGCTTGGTTAAGGGTTTTTCCGTCCCAGCTTATCAACAGCTCACGGGCCTGCAAAAAACCAGCCTGGAACCTGGCTTGTCTGAGTGTTTGCAACAAAATTTACTCTATGAATACCAACAAACCATCGCCTGTTCCGCCCAGGGCTGGGATTTTCTGGATTTAATTCTGGAAAAATTTGTCGATTGA
- a CDS encoding VOC family protein, which yields MRYLHTMIRVKNLDESLAFYQRILGLAEVKRIDNSTGRYTLVYLAAPADLAQAGQNQAPLLELTYNWDTEDYTGGRNFGHLAYEVENIYSFCQNLLDQGVTLLRPPRDGWMAFIRSPDQISIELLQKGQALPVQEPWASMANVGTW from the coding sequence ATGCGTTACTTACACACCATGATCAGAGTTAAAAATCTCGACGAATCTCTGGCATTTTATCAGCGCATCCTCGGGCTGGCAGAAGTCAAACGCATAGACAACAGCACCGGGCGTTACACCCTGGTTTATCTGGCCGCACCCGCCGATTTGGCCCAGGCCGGCCAAAATCAGGCACCCCTGCTGGAATTAACCTATAACTGGGATACTGAAGACTACACCGGCGGGCGCAATTTTGGCCATTTGGCTTATGAAGTTGAGAATATCTACAGCTTTTGCCAAAACTTGCTCGATCAGGGTGTCACCTTATTACGGCCACCGCGGGATGGCTGGATGGCGTTTATTCGCTCCCCCGATCAAATTTCCATAGAACTGTTACAAAAAGGTCAGGCTCTGCCTGTTCAGGAACCCTGGGCATCAATGGCAAATGTCGGAACCTGGTAA
- a CDS encoding DUF692 domain-containing protein — translation MATLKHLVHGAGLGLRRSFIDEVLANPPQLIDFYEVAPENWMTIGGRAGKQFRALTERFAFVCHGLSLSIGSTDELDEVFVHDLKRFIQKHGIKFYSEHLSYCSQQGHLYDLMPIPFTAEAVSHTAARIRRVQDILEQRIAIENVSYYAAPGQEMSELEFFQAVLTEADCDVLLDINNIYVNSINHGYDAQSFLQAIPTDRIAYAHIAGHFVQADDFLIDTHGAPVVDPVWNLLDQAYQRHGVFPTLLERDFNIPALPELLHEVETIAATQQAQQQQQVA, via the coding sequence ATGGCTACCCTAAAACATCTGGTTCATGGCGCAGGTCTGGGCTTAAGGCGTAGCTTTATCGATGAAGTTTTGGCAAATCCGCCTCAGCTCATTGATTTTTATGAAGTAGCACCAGAGAACTGGATGACTATCGGCGGACGTGCCGGAAAACAGTTTCGGGCTTTAACCGAACGTTTCGCATTTGTTTGTCATGGATTGTCCTTATCAATAGGCAGCACTGATGAGCTGGATGAAGTCTTCGTTCACGACCTGAAGCGTTTTATCCAGAAACATGGCATCAAATTTTACAGTGAGCATCTCAGCTATTGCAGTCAGCAAGGCCATTTATATGATCTGATGCCGATCCCGTTCACAGCCGAAGCGGTTAGTCACACTGCCGCCCGGATTCGGCGGGTGCAGGATATTCTTGAACAAAGAATCGCCATAGAAAATGTCTCCTATTACGCCGCGCCCGGTCAGGAAATGAGCGAGCTGGAGTTTTTCCAGGCCGTACTAACCGAAGCTGATTGCGACGTGTTGCTGGATATTAACAATATCTATGTCAACAGCATCAATCATGGCTATGATGCGCAAAGCTTTTTACAGGCCATCCCCACCGATCGTATCGCCTATGCCCATATCGCCGGGCATTTCGTCCAGGCCGACGACTTTTTGATAGATACCCATGGTGCGCCCGTAGTTGATCCGGTGTGGAATTTACTGGATCAGGCCTATCAGCGTCACGGTGTGTTTCCAACCCTGTTGGAGCGGGACTTTAACATCCCGGCTTTACCTGAATTATTGCACGAAGTGGAAACCATAGCCGCCACTCAGCAAGCCCAACAGCAGCAACAGGTGGCCTGA
- the pyrE gene encoding orotate phosphoribosyltransferase: protein MFEYQHQFIQYALENGVLKFGQFKLKSGRISPYFFNTGLFSTGAQLDKLGQFYAQALIASGLEVDVLYGPAYKGIPLAAGTAIAYSQLKADIPFAFNRKEAKDHGEGGVLVGAPLQGKVLIIDDVITAGTSVRESIQIISAAGASVAGVLIALDRQEKGETELSAVQEVTRQYNIPVIAIISLAEIISYIQLNEPDSEKLPIIHAYRQQYGI from the coding sequence ATGTTTGAGTATCAACACCAGTTTATACAATATGCCCTAGAAAATGGTGTGCTGAAATTCGGCCAATTCAAATTGAAATCCGGCCGGATCAGCCCCTATTTTTTTAACACCGGTTTGTTTAGCACCGGAGCCCAGCTTGATAAACTGGGACAGTTTTATGCCCAAGCCTTGATTGCTTCAGGACTGGAAGTCGATGTCCTCTACGGTCCGGCTTACAAAGGCATCCCTCTGGCGGCAGGTACCGCTATTGCTTATTCCCAGCTTAAAGCCGATATTCCTTTTGCCTTTAACCGCAAAGAGGCCAAAGATCATGGTGAAGGCGGAGTACTGGTCGGCGCACCATTACAAGGCAAGGTGCTGATAATTGACGATGTCATTACTGCCGGCACCTCAGTACGCGAGTCTATTCAAATCATCTCGGCGGCCGGGGCCAGCGTAGCAGGTGTCTTAATTGCGCTTGACCGCCAGGAAAAAGGCGAAACCGAATTGTCAGCAGTACAGGAAGTAACCCGCCAATACAATATTCCGGTCATCGCCATTATTTCTCTGGCTGAAATCATAAGCTATATCCAGCTCAATGAACCCGACAGTGAAAAGCTGCCCATCATTCATGCCTATCGGCAGCAATATGGGATTTAA
- a CDS encoding DNA-binding domain-containing protein, with the protein MAVDFKVKQAEFAAYIRDPLASPAPADVDPERMAVYRELFFNNIDGFLSSNFPVLRKICDDQQWQTLSQAFFKNHRCQTPYFSEIAEEFLTYLQQHDHGDIFPFLLELAHYEWVEMALAIAQAEPRYADAALIAGLPHQQLSLSPVAWPLVYRYPVQRIGPDYLPQQPPAEPTCLIVYRDQDYQVHFLLSSPVTYRLLQIIAEHGALNGAQSLQLLAAEFPQFDSVMLTEQGSKTLIDMAEKGIIVPAAKL; encoded by the coding sequence ATGGCCGTTGATTTTAAAGTCAAACAAGCTGAGTTTGCCGCCTATATCCGCGACCCGCTTGCCAGTCCCGCCCCCGCCGATGTCGATCCAGAGCGTATGGCGGTTTATCGGGAGCTGTTTTTCAATAATATAGACGGATTCTTAAGCAGCAATTTTCCGGTACTGCGCAAAATTTGTGATGACCAGCAATGGCAAACCCTAAGCCAGGCGTTTTTTAAAAACCATCGCTGTCAAACCCCATATTTTTCCGAGATTGCTGAAGAATTTCTAACCTATTTGCAGCAGCATGATCATGGCGACATCTTCCCGTTTCTGCTGGAACTAGCCCATTACGAATGGGTGGAAATGGCTCTGGCTATTGCCCAGGCCGAACCCCGTTACGCCGATGCCGCATTGATTGCCGGTCTGCCGCATCAGCAATTATCATTGTCGCCAGTGGCATGGCCGCTGGTCTATCGCTATCCGGTACAGCGGATTGGCCCGGACTACCTGCCGCAACAGCCGCCTGCCGAACCCACCTGTCTGATCGTCTACCGTGATCAGGACTATCAAGTGCATTTTTTGCTATCCAGTCCCGTCACCTACCGGCTATTACAAATAATTGCCGAACACGGCGCACTCAATGGCGCACAATCCCTGCAACTACTAGCAGCGGAATTTCCCCAGTTTGATAGCGTCATGTTGACCGAGCAAGGCAGTAAAACCCTGATCGACATGGCGGAAAAAGGCATTATCGTGCCAGCTGCTAAGCTCTAA
- a CDS encoding rhodanese-like domain-containing protein: MKKFKTISVPDSEQLIVEQQPLILDCRELKDYKAGHIENAMHVHEQLRDSLIRKGDKDRPLLIYCYYGHSSEHLAEMFGDFGFQQVYSLAGGYADWKQHHTA; this comes from the coding sequence ATGAAAAAATTTAAAACTATCTCGGTTCCTGATTCTGAACAACTGATAGTCGAGCAACAGCCGCTGATTCTGGATTGCCGGGAGCTTAAAGACTATAAAGCCGGGCATATAGAGAATGCCATGCATGTCCATGAGCAATTACGTGACAGCCTGATCCGGAAGGGCGATAAAGACAGGCCGTTACTTATTTATTGCTATTATGGTCACTCAAGTGAACATTTGGCTGAGATGTTCGGCGATTTCGGTTTTCAACAGGTTTATAGCTTGGCCGGCGGTTACGCCGATTGGAAGCAACATCACACAGCTTAA
- a CDS encoding ASCH domain-containing protein yields the protein MTVTYPEKTCQIDRLIRQSKLVAAAIAGQKTQQRRDGLYAYPGERFSLEGVEFEVTNVERQALHTMTDADAQAEGYPDLAVYKAIILQMHPNMEWQEQGLVWVHSFRRCLLEG from the coding sequence ATGACTGTTACCTACCCTGAAAAAACCTGCCAGATTGACCGGCTGATTCGCCAATCCAAACTGGTCGCAGCCGCAATTGCGGGGCAAAAGACTCAGCAACGCCGCGATGGTTTGTATGCCTATCCTGGCGAGCGTTTTAGTCTGGAGGGGGTGGAGTTTGAAGTAACTAATGTGGAACGCCAGGCTCTGCATACCATGACGGATGCTGACGCTCAGGCTGAAGGCTATCCGGATTTAGCCGTATACAAGGCTATCATTTTGCAAATGCATCCGAATATGGAATGGCAGGAGCAAGGGTTGGTGTGGGTGCATAGTTTTAGGCGTTGTCTGTTGGAAGGATGA
- the thyA gene encoding thymidylate synthase, whose protein sequence is MQQYLDLLNKILDQGYQKGDRTGSGTLSIFGHQMRFDLSAGFPLVTTKKVHVKSIIHELLWFLKGDTNIAYLRENGVSIWDEWADATGELGPVYGRQWRSWPSGAGGSIDQIAQIIRQIRQTPNSRRMLVSAWNVADLPDESVSPQANVANGKMALASCHALFQFYVADGKLSCQLYQRSCDTFLGLPFNIASYALLTQMVAQQCDLLPGDFIWTGGDVHLYLNHLEQAQLQLSRAPFPLPVLQLKRRPASIFDYDYADFEVQNYQAHPAIKALISV, encoded by the coding sequence ATGCAGCAATATCTGGATCTGCTCAACAAAATTCTCGATCAAGGTTATCAGAAGGGTGACCGGACCGGTAGTGGAACGCTGTCCATTTTTGGACATCAGATGCGGTTCGATTTAAGTGCAGGTTTCCCTTTGGTGACTACCAAAAAAGTTCATGTAAAATCAATCATTCATGAATTGCTGTGGTTCCTGAAAGGCGATACCAATATCGCTTATCTGCGCGAAAACGGGGTAAGCATTTGGGATGAGTGGGCTGATGCGACCGGCGAATTGGGGCCGGTTTACGGGCGGCAGTGGCGAAGCTGGCCAAGCGGCGCAGGCGGCAGCATAGACCAGATTGCCCAGATCATCCGGCAAATCCGGCAAACTCCAAATAGCCGGCGCATGCTGGTTTCAGCCTGGAATGTTGCGGATTTGCCGGATGAGTCCGTATCGCCACAGGCCAATGTTGCCAACGGTAAAATGGCCTTGGCATCCTGTCATGCCTTATTTCAATTCTATGTGGCTGACGGCAAATTATCCTGTCAGCTTTATCAGCGCAGTTGCGATACCTTTTTAGGCTTGCCCTTCAATATAGCCAGCTATGCCTTGCTGACACAAATGGTGGCGCAACAATGTGATTTGCTTCCGGGAGATTTTATCTGGACCGGTGGTGATGTGCATTTATATCTAAATCATCTGGAACAAGCGCAATTGCAATTAAGCCGGGCGCCTTTCCCACTCCCGGTTTTGCAGCTGAAGCGTAGGCCCGCCTCGATTTTTGACTATGACTACGCCGATTTTGAAGTGCAGAATTATCAAGCCCATCCAGCCATAAAAGCGCTGATCTCGGTGTAA